The Parus major isolate Abel chromosome 4, Parus_major1.1, whole genome shotgun sequence genome has a window encoding:
- the MSMO1 gene encoding methylsterol monooxygenase 1, whose amino-acid sequence MAMNDSVDILNSAYLAVEYIDSFLPDNPLQQPFKNAWNYMLDNYTKFQIATWGSLIVHEVSYFLLCVPGFIFQFIPYMQKYKIQQDKPETWEKQWKCFKTLLFNHFFIQLPLICGTYYFTEYFNIPYGWEEMPRWYVLVGQCFGCAVIEDAWHYFLHRLLHHKRIYKYIHKVHHEFVSPFGMQAEYAHPLETLILGTGFFIGIVVFCNHVVLLWAWVICRLMETIDVHSGYDVPLNPLHLVPFYAGARFHDFHHMNFIGNYASTFTWWDRLFGTDSQFIAYQEKEKKKQCITKKKAN is encoded by the exons ATGGCCATGAATGACAGCGTTGATATCTTGAACTCTGCTTATCTGGCAGTGGAATATATAGACTCTTTCTTACCTGACAATCCCCTGCAGCAACCATTTAAAAATGCCTGGAATTACATGCTGGATAACTACACAAAATTCCAGATTGCAACTTGGGGGTCACTTATAGTTCATGAAGTTTCATACTTTTTGCTCTGTGTACCAGGATTTATCTTTCAGTTTATACCATACATGCAAAAGTATAAAATTCAACAG gACAAACCAGAAACATGGGAAAAACAGTGGAAGTGTTTCAAAACCCTCCTTTTCAATCACTTCTTCATTCAGCTTCCCCTGATTTGTGGTACCTATTACTTCACAGAGTATTTTAACATCCCGTATGGGTGGGAAGAGATGCCGAGATG gtATGTTCTGGTTGGCCAGTGTTTTGGATGTGCAGTGATTGAGGATGCCTGGCACTATTTTCTGCATCGATTGCTGCATCACAAGAGAATATACAAGTATATTCATAAGGTTCACCATGAGTTTGTT TCTCCATTTGGAATGCAGGCAGAATATGCACATCCTCTAGAAACACTCATCCTTGGAACTGGCTTTTTTATTGGGATTGTTGTTTTCTGTAACCATGTGGTTCTTCTGTGGGCATGGGTGATTTGTCGCTTGATGGAAACCATTGACGTACACAG TGGCTACGATGTCCCTCTGAACCCTCTTCATTTGGTGCCTTTCTATGCTGGGGCCCGTTTCCATGATTTCCATCACATGAACTTTATTGGCAACTACGCCTCGACCTTCACGTGGTGGGACAGACTCTTTGGTACAGACTCTCAATTCATTGCCTatcaagaaaaagagaagaagaaacaatGCATAACAAAAAAGAAGGCTAACTAG